The genome window TCGCGGCGCGCGCGAGGATGTCACCGCCGCGCGCCTTCGTGGGCATCTGGAGGGGCACGAGGGGCGGGTGATGTCCGCGCATTTCCTGCCCGCCGGGGATCGCCTGGTCACGGTGGCAAGGGACCATCGCGCCATACTCTGGGACGTGCTCGCCATGGCGCCGATCAAGGCCGTGTCGATCCCGCAGGAGGGCGTCAACCAGCGCGCGGCGTTGAGCCCGGACGGTCGGACGCTTGCCGTCGTTGGCAGTGAGCCGTCGCTGGTGCTCTGGGATCTCGAGACGGACGTGTTTACCCCCAAGACGTTTGCGGGGTACGCGGCCTTCGATGTGGCGTTCTCCTTAGACGGCTCGATGCTCGCGGTGAGTACGATCTCCCGAGTGTTCGTCTGGGATCTGGCGCGCGGGCGGCTGATCTCGACGGCCCATACGGAGCGCAGCAACGGATCGGCCCTGGCATTCTCTGCCGATGACCGAGCGCTGGTGGTCGCCGGCTTCATGCAGCTGTGGTTTGTTGATCCTACGAGTGGGTCATGGCTACGAGAGCCGATCGCACTCGAGTCGCCGATCGGCGCGGTGGCCTTCTCGCCCTCGGGGATGCTGGCTGTCAGCACTATTGACCGGGGCGTGGCCCTGTTCCCCTCGCCGCTGCACGAAGACACCCACCACACGCTCCTATGGCCTCGGGGGCAAAAGCGATCGATGCTGGAGGGAGTGGCTTTCGTGGAGGAGGCGCGACTGTGGGCGGTGGGGACCGGGAAGCTCTACGGGTGGGATCTGCCCGTCACCGAGCGATATGCGGTGGCTAGCCATATCGCGGATGATGACGCCACTGGCACGCTTGCCGTCAGTGCAGATCACCGCGTTGCCGCGGCGGGGGCGGGGCACCATCGGGTCGCGGTATGGGATCTCGATTGAGCGCCATCGGCGATGTCGACGACGCTTAGGGCAGTCACTCGCGCGCCAAGGCCGACCTCGTCAGCCGCCTGCGAGCCGTGCCCGGTACACATCCTCCAGCGGCATGTGATGGGCCCAGAAGTCGCGCACGGCGCGCCCGGCCACCGCGTCGCCCATGAGGTCGAGATGGGCGTGCCATCCGGCCATGATTCCCACCATGGTCTCGCCACCTGGCACGCGGCTGTGCGCTAGGCGCAGCAGCACCTGATCGCCCTGGGTTTGCAGGGTGATCGTCACCGTGCTTTCAGGCGCATCGCCCTCCGGCCAGGTGAACGCCAGGCGGTGCGGGGCCTCGTAGGCGACGACCTTACCCTCGTAGTTGACCACCTGTTCGCCGGCGTACTTCTCTGGCGCGGGTTGTTGCGACAGGCGTCGATGGTCGAATTTGAACTCGATCGTGCTGCCGGCTTCCTGGCCCACGTCGCCGGCGCAGAACCAGGTCTGGCGCAAGTCCGATTGGGTCAGGTAATCCCAAACTCTCTCGATAGGTCCCGGGAGCAGACGCTCCACGATGAGCGTGTCGGGCGGATCTAGGCGAGTCCAGTCGTCCATAGTCATCGGTCCTTTCCTTTACCAGCGGGGAGTTCCTGTAGCGCAGCCTCGAGGGCGTCGAGGCGTGCCTCCCAGAAGCGTTGGTAGCGCGATAGCCACGCGTGGGCGGCGGCGAGGGGATCGGGATCGAGGGAGATCAGGTGCGTGCGGCCCTGGCGCTGCCTGTGCACGAGGCCAGCGCGCTCGAGTACGGCCACGTGCTTGGATGCGCCGGCGAGGGTCATTGCGTGGGGAGCGGCGAGGGCACTGATAGTCTGGGGGCCGCTCTCCAGCGCCACGAGCATCGCGCGGCGAGTGCTATCGCCGAGGGCGCGGAAGGCCTCGTCCATTGAAGATTGCTCAACCATGTAGTTGAGTTTTACCTTATGGTCGCTGAAAGTCAACCACTTGGTTTACTAATTGCCACTCGCCGCGTGTTGGAGGGAGTCCGCGCCATCCGCGGACCCCCCAGCATCATCACCGCTCAAGCCACACTCTGAGCGGCTACGCGGGGGCGCCTCGCAGCGCTCTCGGGCAAGAGGTTGATGCGCCCCTCACCTGCCGCGATGGCCCAGTCCCGCGACTCGTGAGCGAGGGTTGGCTCCGTCAGGAGCGGGTAGCCGCGCTCCACTTCCCACTGCTGGAGATCGAAGGGCCGTGCCATCAGTATGCGCGCCAGCAGCTTCATTGCTGACCACTTCGAGCCGATGCGCAGGCCAGGGCTGATCAGGTCAGGGTTAGCGATGTAGCGCCGCGCGATGGTCTCGAAGTCTTCGGGGGGTTTGCCGGTCACCGCTTGCACGTGGTCCGTGGGCGCCGAGGTGGCGAAGACGCCGGCGCGCACTTCCGCCGCGTAGTAGCGCATGTGCGCGACTTGCTCGGTCGGGAACCCAAGGGCGATTGCTGCTTTATGGAAGGCGCGGAACGGCAGGTCCTTGTAGATGACGGGGCGGCCCAACACGCGGGCGAACGTGTCCGCTGCGTCATGGGGTGAGATCAATCTCGGTCCGGTAGGCCGGTAGCTGCGACCGATGTGGAGCGCAGGGTCGGCCAATACGGCGGCGGCGACGGCCGCCACGTCCTCATTCGAGGGTGGCGCGTTCAACCCATCACCGAAGGGCGCCATGAACTGACCGAAGTGTGCGATCGCGGGTAGGCCAAGAAGGTAGGGGAAAGCAAACAGCCCGGGTGCGAGATGCACCACATCCACGCTCGGCATTGAGCGGTAGAGGTGGTGAGCGATCCAGTGACCTCGCTGGTGAATCGACGGGTGGGTGGGGTTGAGGTTCCAGGCCCCCATCAGGGCCACCACGTCGAGCTTCGCCTCCTCTGCCGCTACGGCGAATAGGGTTGCTTGGTAGAGCACGTTGGCCGAGAACGGCGGATTGTGAAATGCCCGCTGAACTCCGCGCATTGCGGCCTTCAGATCGCGGTAGTCGTGCAAGTCGCCGACGAACAGGTCGGCGCCCAGTGCCTCCAGGGTTTGGGCCCGCGCGTCGCGTTGGCGCACGAAGGCGCGTACGGCAAAGCCTCGCTGCAGCAGATTACTGACGGCGGCCGATCCCACGTGACCGGCGGCGCTCGTGACCAGGATTCTCTCTTTGGTAGACATGGCTCACCTTTAGATGATGGTTGTCATCTATTAAGATGATGCCTATCATCTAAGCTGTCAAGCGCTAGATGAGATGAGAGCCCCCCAAATGGCGAAGCGGACACAGAGCGAAAAGGCGGAGAGCCGAGAGAACATCGTGGCGGCGGCCGCCACGCGGATTCGAGAGAACGGCATCGAGAGCACGAGCATCGCGGATGTCATGCGCGACGCCGGGATGACCCACGGCGGTTTCTATCGCCACTTCGAGTCGAAGGAAGAACTGGTGGCCGCTGCGATTACCGAGGCGTTCAAGGCGGGGCTGCACGTCTTTGATGAGGATCTGCCCGGCAATGCGGCGCAGGCGGGGGAGTACCTGGCGCAGTACCTCTCTGATCAACACGTGCGCGAGCCGGCCATCGGCTGCCCGATCCCCCTCCTTGGCGCCGAGGTGGGGCGAGGTGGAGCGGCTTGGAGCGATGCGCTGGCCCGAGGGGTCGCCACAGCCAGCGAGAAACTTGAGGACGGCCTGGACGGCCTCACGCGCACGGAGGTGTTGACGCTGATGAGCACGCTCGTGGGGACGCTTGTCATCGCCCGAGGGCTCGGTGAGGGGGCGTTTCAACGGGAAGTGGTGGAGGCCAGTCGCGCGCACGTGGCGCCGTTGCTAGCACGTGCGAACAAGGTCTGAGGCAGGCGCGCTTGCTAATCCTGAAGCTACGCAGGGCGAAGCCTATCGATATAGTTCAGTCGCTGAAGGGGGTTGTGGTGTTGACGGGTTAGTCGATCACCAAGTGATCGTGTTGACCGGCGGCTTGCTGTGCTTGCGTTGACAACGAGACCCTCATCCAGTGACTGCGCTGCTCAGTTGGACAGCCTGTACATCTGAGCCCTGACTCGCGTGATGCGTAGTTTGGAACGCTGTATGCGAATAGAAATCGTTCGTGTTAGTCTGCGGGAATGCTCAGCGATGCTGATCAAATCCAGTCCCTCGTCGATTCTATCGAGCAGCATCGGCTCGAGGTGAGCCGTTTTCTGAGCGGCCGCGTGGGGTGTGTGGATGCGGCGGCCGATCTGTTCCAGTCTATCGTTGAAAATCTGCTGCGCCGTGATCCCGACCCGCCGATAGAGGATGTGCGCGCATTCCTCTTCCAGGCAGCGAAGAATGCCGCTTTGAACCACCAACGCGCGGAGCGGACACGAGCGAAATTCGTCGGCCAAATCGCGCCGCTGCTAGGGGATCGGAGTGATCGCTCCCCTGAGGCCATCGCGGAATTCGAGGACGAATTGGCAAGGGTCAACCAGGCTCTGCAGCGTCTGCCCGTGCTGACTCGAAAGATATTTGCCCTGTATCGGCTGCATGGCGCTAGGCAGCAGGACATCGCCGCACAACTCGGTGTAAGCGTCTCCACGGTCGAAAAGCACGTCAGGAGAGCCCTTTCCGACTGCTACACTTGCCTTCGCAGTTAACTGTTATGGGTCTTCGCTCGTAACGTGTCTCCTAATGAGGACGCGGTGAACGGCCGTGGTGGCTGAACCGTGGGGTCAGACTCGAGGGTGACGCCCTGAAGGACCGACAGCCTGACAATCGTCTCCTGCGCGAAGCATTCGACCTGGTGGTGGCGGTCTACGATGACCCGACCCGTGGGCCGGAACTCGCCGCGTGGCGTAAACAGTCGCCTGCTCACGAAACAGCGGCGCGGCAGGCCGAGGCGAACTGGGAGGTGCTGGGGCATGTCAACGATGTGCCGCTGTCGCGCTTCGACACTCTGAAACTTGCGATCCAGCTCCGCTTGGCGAGGCTCTCCGAAGGCTCGTCTCAACCATTGTCCACCTTGGGCGTTGCCGTGGCCTTGATCGTGGTCGTATACCTCGGTATCGACCTTGGATTTCGCTCTGAGCCTCAGTCCGGTGCGGCTCAGGTACGTGCAGAAGAAGCAACGATCGTCTCGCCGGAATCGTATAAGACTCGTCGCGCTCAGCAGCGCACCGTCTCTTTAGATGACGGCTCCGAGATCTGGCTGGACTGGCAGACCGAGCTGACGGTCTCGATGACCGCCTCCGAACGTGAAGTGCGGCTGCTTCAAGGCAGGGCCGTCTTTCGCGTCGCGTCGGACCCGGACCGACCGTTTTCCGTCGTCAGTGACGACGCGGTCGCCACGGTGCTCGGCACCGAGTTCGTTGTTAACCGGCTGCACGGCCAGACCGTGGTAGTAGAGGTTTTAGAGGGCGCCGTCCGCGTCCAGCCCGAAGTTGGGAAGGCGGCAACACGCCTCGGCGTGGGTGATGTCTTGCGAGTGACGAACGGCGAGAGCAGCCAGGTCAGCAATCGACCCCTGGCAGAGATTGGCTCCTGGCGAGACGGAATACTCGTGTTCGAAGAACGGCCCTTAATTGAGGCGCTCGAGGCCCTGGAGCCCTACACCTCTTACCGGATCGATGCCAGCTACGTCTTTGATCCCAACAGACCTGTGTCCGGCACCTTCCTGCTAAGCAAAGGCGACGCCGCGTTGCGTGCGATCATGCAGAGCTATCGATTGACCGGTGAGGTGCGCGGTCGAAATACGCTCGAACTCCGCTCCATGGCGCCTGTCCGACCCCGCTAGTCCTACCCTGGATTTTTGTCTCCACGCTTTACGGCTTACGCCATCTGACGTGTCTGCATTGTTGAGAGTCGATGATTTCCGTCATCGAGATCAAACAATGACGCATGGAGACATAGAGCATGGCGTGCTGCGGATATCGACAAGCCAACCACCACATGAAACGACCGAGCGGTGTGGCAATAGTGCTCGCGCTGCTGGCGGGGCCCATCGCGTGGGGGCAGGACGCGGCAGGAGATAGCCAGACCTACCGTTTCGATATCCCAGCCCAGCCGCTGATGCAGGCATTGCGCGAGTTCACCGCGCTCACAGATCGACAGGTCGTGGTGCCATCAGCGGACGTAAGCCGGTACACCAGTTCCGGTGTCTCCGGCACTCTCACGGCGGAACAGGCACTAACAACTCTGGTTGATGAGACCGGCCTTCGCGTCACGTCGAGGGATGACGACACCTACACTGTCTCTTTGCTCAATACGGCTAACGGATTACCAAGATCCCAGGTGATTGAACAGGTGGTTGTCACGGGCACACGGATCGAGCGGACGGCCGTCAACTCGCCCGCGCCTGTGGACATAGTGACGGCGCAGGAGATTGAGCGACTGGGCCTGACCGATACCACTGAGGCGCTGCGCTTTGTGCCGGCGCTGAATCAGTCTCTGACGCTCAGCACATTCGGCAATTCTGACACTGATAATGGTTCCTTATCCGGTGCGTCATTTGGTCTGTCTGCTTTAGACCTGAGGGGTATGGGAGCGAACCGTACCTTGGTTCTCGTGAACGGGCGCCGTCACGTGAGTGGTGTTGCCAACTCGGCCAGTGTGGATGTGGCCTCGATACCGGCAGCGCTCATCGACCGCGTCGAGGTGCTGACCGGCGGCGGATCGTCCATTTACGGCGCTGACGCAGTCTCGGGCGTGGTTAACTACATTCTCAAAGACGACTTCGAAGGCGTCGACGTGCGCTCAAATGGCAGTTTGCCAACCGGTGGCGGCGGGGAAGCCTATTTCGGTGCCTTGACCGTTGGCAGCAACTTCGCCGATGACCGAGGCAACGTGGTCATTAGTATCGAGTACAACCGCCAGTCCGAACTGACATTTGCAGAGCGAGCATTCACCCGCACCTCCCCACGAGCCACGGCGAATGCCGAAGGCTCTGGCTTTGATCAACGCTTCGCCAATGTTCTGGCGCCGGATGTGAGAAACAACCTCTGGTCTCCCAGTCCCTTCTTCACTTTCGATCCTGCTGGGTTCGGGGTCGAACAAGAAGCCCGCAATGGCGTCACAACGTTCGGTGGAGTGCCACTTCAACAAATCGTTGACCCCGACACGGGAGAGATCAGGCCCTACGATTTCGGCAGCTTCCTCGGGGTTGGGTTCTTAGCGCAAGGCGGCGACGGAGGCGGCCAACTCTATTCGAACCCGCGAGCACCCAGTATCCCCGATATTGAGCGCTACGCCATCAACACGTCCGCCCACTTTGACTTTACGGACAGGGTGACTGGCTTCGTTGAAGCGAAGTATGTGCGCAACGAGAGTTCTGCCGTTCTTGATCGAAACTTCGAAATCTCCTATCAACCGATTGCTCGCGACAACGTGTTCCTCCCGGATGTGGTGCAGTCGCAATTCGATAGCCTCGAGGCGCAAGGCCTAGACCCTCAAATAACCCTCAGCCGGCAGTGGCAAGACCCCCTAAGCTCGCAACCTGCCGACATTACGCGCGAGACCTTCCGCATCGTCGGCGGTTTCGAAGGAGAAGTTTCGAATGCCTTGAGCTATAGCTTCTCGGCCAATTTCGGTCGCACGGATAGCAGCTTCGTCAACAATTCCGCAGCCGTGCTGGACCGGTACTATGCGGCCACGGATGCGATCGCAGATCCGGTCACCGGGGAGCCCATCTGTCGCTCCGACATCGATCCGAGTGGTTTGCCAGACGGGATCTTCTTCCCGGCCCCCGTAACGACGAACATCAGATCCTTCATTCCGGGTGACGGCAGCTGTGTACCACTCAATGTTTTTGCTTTGCCCGATGCCCTCAACCCCGACGCGGTCGCCTTCGTCTTCCAGCGAACTGAAGACACAGCGACGATCGATCAATTCGTACTCAATGCAACCGTCACGGGTCGTAGCGATGACTACCTTTCTCTCCCGGCGGGCGGTATTTCCTACGCCGCTGGCTTTGAGTATCGGGAAGAGACCAGCTTGCTGGTGCCAAATGCGTTGGACTTGAATGAGCTTGATCGGTTTCAAGGCTCTCCGCCGTCGATCATCGATGGGGGGTTTGATGTGGTTGAGGGCTTCGCCGAGGTCAGCGTTCCGCTCTTGGCGGACCAGCCCTTCGCGCAGAGGCTAACCCTGGATGCTTCTGCGCGTGTTGCTGATTACAGCACCGTGGGTAACGCAACATCCTTCGCCTTCGGCACGGTTTGGCAGCCGGTCAGTGATATCCGTTTCCGAGCATCTTTCAACCGCGCTATTCGAGCGCCGAATATCGGTGAGCTGCTGGTTCCTCAACAGCAGTTTCCAAGCCAACTCAGAGCAGGCGAGGATCCGTGCGATCCCGTTGGTCTGACGCAAGGGTCCGACACTCGGCGAGCGAACTGCGAGCTTTTGGTTGCGGATCTCGAAAACTTCGATCCTGATGTATCGGAATCGGCGTTAGGCAGCCTCACCTTGATACTCGGTGGAAACCCAGACCTTACGGAAGAAACAGCCGATACATACACGGTTGGTTTTGCGTTCACCCCATCGGCCATACCGGGCTTAGCCATCGTTGCGGACTACTACGATATCCAGATCGATGACGCCATCGGAACCACAAACTTTCGGAACATCGTCAGCTTCTGCGCCGATGCAGCGACGATCGATAATGTGTTTTGCGATGCTGCACCAAGGGACCCGGTGACGGGGCAGGTGCAGAGTGTCCTTGCGACGCCACTCAATAGCGCATTCCTCAAAAGCCGCGGTATCGACTACCAAATCTCCTATAACTTCGATCTCGATGATCTGTTTTCTAGCGACTTTGGAGCCTTCACTGCATCGCTGGCCGGCACCTACCTCATCGAGCGGGAGGAGCAGCTGGCGGCCGCAATACCTGAGAGCCTAGACCGCTTGGATGGTGAAGATGGATTCGCGGAGCACTTTCTCAACCTGGGTTTGTCTTGGTACAAGGGTCCGTGGATAGTCGACTACGGTTTCAACTTTTCGTCGAGCACAGTGCTTGGAAATCAATTCGGTTTCGGCATTGAAGAGGTCGAAGCAGATCCGTTTTTCCTAGATCGCCCGAACACTGGCAGCGCGTTCGTGCATTATCTCGGTGGTGTGTATCAGATAAGCGAAGACTTTCAGGTCAGTCTGCGGGTGAATAACCTCTTTGACCGCGACCCCTTCGAGATACGCGATGACAAAGACAACATCCGGCCGGTTAGTGCCCTAGGCAGAACGATACAGCTTGGTGTTCAGACGACCTTCTGACCAGTTTGGGCGACGGTGCGACGCCTTACTGGCTTCCCAGCGGAGTGCCTCGCGCCTCCCAAGCAGTCGCCTCGCCGTCCGCAACGGCGACCATCGTCTTCCAGTGGCTGCCTTCACGGCGAAGAAGATAGACGTGCTCCCACTCGATGATCAGCGATCCATCGCTGCCGTACAGCCTGTCCCCGGTACGAGCGGTGGTCACGCCGGGGTAGTGTTCATCGGCACTGAGCACGGTCTTCTCAGCGCGTGTGACGCCTTGGCCATCGTAGAAGTTACACAGCGCCACGGTGTTCTTGGCAAACGACTCCTCATCCTCGAACGCGACCGATCGCGCACCGGCCGTAATCAGGGCGGGAAAGCGCCACAGCGCCGTGATCCCCGCTACGTCGCCGCTGGAGAAACGAGAGGCGTACAGGTGAAAGAAATCGACGATGCTCTGCTCAACTGCCATGCGCTGCCTTTGCGCTGGCGTGCCCCGTCCGCTGCATGGCGAGGGCGTTCAACTCCCCTCGCCAACGATCAGCGGTCCCATCTCGTTCTCGATCAGATTCGCGCGCATGGCGGCCACGTCCTCGGCTTTTAGCGTGGTCCAGGCCTTCTGCAGCTCGGTCCACTGCGCGTGTAGCTTCGCGTATACCTCGCCGTACTGATCGGCCGGCTTGAAGTCCGCAATGGCGATCGTGGTTGCCAGGTAAGCGAGCTTCTCCATGAGCATACCGGGCAGGCGAATGACATCCTGGCCCTTGCCCGTGTGCTTCAGCTGCAGCATCTGATTCTCGATCTCCGTGATGCGGCTATCCAGGGCGTCGATTTTGCCCTGCATCTCTTCCGGCACCATGGGCTTGAGGTCGCGCAGCTGCCGGCGCAGCCGCTCGGCCTCGTTGACGGCGAGAGAGACCGCCTCGTAGTCGGCCCGTACCTTGTCGAGGAGCGCTTTCTGCTCGGTGATGTCCGCCAGGGTGCCCGTGGTGTTCGGATCCTTCAGGAGCCTAAAGCTGTGCGACTGCTCCGTCTCACCCGCCTTGAGCGTGACGGAGTAGGTGCCGGGGCTTGCCAGCAGGGATATCGGCGCCACGAGCGGCTTGCGGGTGCCGTCGGCCTCCATGGGGTACCAGTCGGCGTACAGGGGCTTGGTGCGCAGCACGAGCTTGGTGGTCTCGTCCTCTTTGAAATCCCACCACACGCGGTTGATCCCCACCTTGCCCTCGTGTTCGAGGGTGCGCACGGTCTCGCCCGCTTCGTTGGCGATCACCAACGACACCTTCTCTTCCTCCTTCAACTCCTCCGCCAGCCAGTAGTGGAGCGAGGTGCCCGTGGGTGGGTCATCGCCAAAGGAGGCCTCCTTGAAGAACTGCATCACGCTGGAGACCGGCTGCAGGCGGTAGGCGTCCTTGGGGGCGAACAAGTGCAGAGACGAGCTGGCGATTTCGCCGCTGAACTGCTGGATCGGGGTGAGGTCATCGAGGATCCAGATGCCCCGCCCGTAGGTGCCCACCACGAGATCGTTGAAGTGCTCGGGGATGTCCATCCAGTACATGGGGCTCGAGGGC of Pseudomonadota bacterium contains these proteins:
- a CDS encoding SRPBCC family protein, giving the protein MTMDDWTRLDPPDTLIVERLLPGPIERVWDYLTQSDLRQTWFCAGDVGQEAGSTIEFKFDHRRLSQQPAPEKYAGEQVVNYEGKVVAYEAPHRLAFTWPEGDAPESTVTITLQTQGDQVLLRLAHSRVPGGETMVGIMAGWHAHLDLMGDAVAGRAVRDFWAHHMPLEDVYRARLAGG
- a CDS encoding metalloregulator ArsR/SmtB family transcription factor, giving the protein MVEQSSMDEAFRALGDSTRRAMLVALESGPQTISALAAPHAMTLAGASKHVAVLERAGLVHRQRQGRTHLISLDPDPLAAAHAWLSRYQRFWEARLDALEAALQELPAGKGKDR
- a CDS encoding NmrA family NAD(P)-binding protein — translated: MSTKERILVTSAAGHVGSAAVSNLLQRGFAVRAFVRQRDARAQTLEALGADLFVGDLHDYRDLKAAMRGVQRAFHNPPFSANVLYQATLFAVAAEEAKLDVVALMGAWNLNPTHPSIHQRGHWIAHHLYRSMPSVDVVHLAPGLFAFPYLLGLPAIAHFGQFMAPFGDGLNAPPSNEDVAAVAAAVLADPALHIGRSYRPTGPRLISPHDAADTFARVLGRPVIYKDLPFRAFHKAAIALGFPTEQVAHMRYYAAEVRAGVFATSAPTDHVQAVTGKPPEDFETIARRYIANPDLISPGLRIGSKWSAMKLLARILMARPFDLQQWEVERGYPLLTEPTLAHESRDWAIAAGEGRINLLPESAARRPRVAAQSVA
- a CDS encoding TetR/AcrR family transcriptional regulator: MAKRTQSEKAESRENIVAAAATRIRENGIESTSIADVMRDAGMTHGGFYRHFESKEELVAAAITEAFKAGLHVFDEDLPGNAAQAGEYLAQYLSDQHVREPAIGCPIPLLGAEVGRGGAAWSDALARGVATASEKLEDGLDGLTRTEVLTLMSTLVGTLVIARGLGEGAFQREVVEASRAHVAPLLARANKV
- a CDS encoding RNA polymerase sigma factor, whose amino-acid sequence is MLSDADQIQSLVDSIEQHRLEVSRFLSGRVGCVDAAADLFQSIVENLLRRDPDPPIEDVRAFLFQAAKNAALNHQRAERTRAKFVGQIAPLLGDRSDRSPEAIAEFEDELARVNQALQRLPVLTRKIFALYRLHGARQQDIAAQLGVSVSTVEKHVRRALSDCYTCLRS
- a CDS encoding FecR domain-containing protein; the encoded protein is MVAVYDDPTRGPELAAWRKQSPAHETAARQAEANWEVLGHVNDVPLSRFDTLKLAIQLRLARLSEGSSQPLSTLGVAVALIVVVYLGIDLGFRSEPQSGAAQVRAEEATIVSPESYKTRRAQQRTVSLDDGSEIWLDWQTELTVSMTASEREVRLLQGRAVFRVASDPDRPFSVVSDDAVATVLGTEFVVNRLHGQTVVVEVLEGAVRVQPEVGKAATRLGVGDVLRVTNGESSQVSNRPLAEIGSWRDGILVFEERPLIEALEALEPYTSYRIDASYVFDPNRPVSGTFLLSKGDAALRAIMQSYRLTGEVRGRNTLELRSMAPVRPR
- a CDS encoding TonB-dependent receptor, with protein sequence MKRPSGVAIVLALLAGPIAWGQDAAGDSQTYRFDIPAQPLMQALREFTALTDRQVVVPSADVSRYTSSGVSGTLTAEQALTTLVDETGLRVTSRDDDTYTVSLLNTANGLPRSQVIEQVVVTGTRIERTAVNSPAPVDIVTAQEIERLGLTDTTEALRFVPALNQSLTLSTFGNSDTDNGSLSGASFGLSALDLRGMGANRTLVLVNGRRHVSGVANSASVDVASIPAALIDRVEVLTGGGSSIYGADAVSGVVNYILKDDFEGVDVRSNGSLPTGGGGEAYFGALTVGSNFADDRGNVVISIEYNRQSELTFAERAFTRTSPRATANAEGSGFDQRFANVLAPDVRNNLWSPSPFFTFDPAGFGVEQEARNGVTTFGGVPLQQIVDPDTGEIRPYDFGSFLGVGFLAQGGDGGGQLYSNPRAPSIPDIERYAINTSAHFDFTDRVTGFVEAKYVRNESSAVLDRNFEISYQPIARDNVFLPDVVQSQFDSLEAQGLDPQITLSRQWQDPLSSQPADITRETFRIVGGFEGEVSNALSYSFSANFGRTDSSFVNNSAAVLDRYYAATDAIADPVTGEPICRSDIDPSGLPDGIFFPAPVTTNIRSFIPGDGSCVPLNVFALPDALNPDAVAFVFQRTEDTATIDQFVLNATVTGRSDDYLSLPAGGISYAAGFEYREETSLLVPNALDLNELDRFQGSPPSIIDGGFDVVEGFAEVSVPLLADQPFAQRLTLDASARVADYSTVGNATSFAFGTVWQPVSDIRFRASFNRAIRAPNIGELLVPQQQFPSQLRAGEDPCDPVGLTQGSDTRRANCELLVADLENFDPDVSESALGSLTLILGGNPDLTEETADTYTVGFAFTPSAIPGLAIVADYYDIQIDDAIGTTNFRNIVSFCADAATIDNVFCDAAPRDPVTGQVQSVLATPLNSAFLKSRGIDYQISYNFDLDDLFSSDFGAFTASLAGTYLIEREEQLAAAIPESLDRLDGEDGFAEHFLNLGLSWYKGPWIVDYGFNFSSSTVLGNQFGFGIEEVEADPFFLDRPNTGSAFVHYLGGVYQISEDFQVSLRVNNLFDRDPFEIRDDKDNIRPVSALGRTIQLGVQTTF